A genome region from Bradyrhizobium sp. WSM1417 includes the following:
- a CDS encoding NAD(P)-dependent oxidoreductase — protein MAKVAFLGLGVMGFPMAGHLVKKGGHEVTVYNRTAAKAKEWADKFGGKTAATPKAAAEGQDFVMCCVGNDNDLRAVTIGADGAFAGMKKGATFVDHTTASAEVARELDAAATKAGFKFIDAPVSGGQAGAENGVLTVMCGGAQDAYAGAEPIITGAYARMCKLLGPAGSGQLTKMVNQICIAGLVQGLSEGIHFAKKSGLDVAAVIETISKGAAQSWQMENRYKTMNEDKYDFGFAVEWMRKDLSISLAEARRNGANLPVTALVDQFYSEVEKMGGKRWDTSSLLARLNR, from the coding sequence ATGGCTAAAGTCGCTTTCCTCGGTCTCGGCGTGATGGGCTTCCCCATGGCCGGACACCTCGTGAAAAAAGGGGGCCATGAGGTCACCGTCTACAACCGCACCGCGGCCAAGGCGAAGGAGTGGGCAGACAAGTTCGGCGGCAAGACCGCCGCGACCCCAAAGGCTGCTGCCGAGGGCCAGGACTTCGTGATGTGCTGCGTCGGCAACGACAACGATCTGCGCGCGGTCACGATCGGTGCCGACGGCGCGTTTGCCGGCATGAAGAAGGGCGCGACCTTCGTCGACCACACCACCGCGTCCGCCGAGGTCGCGCGCGAACTCGATGCGGCCGCGACCAAGGCCGGCTTCAAGTTCATTGACGCACCCGTGTCCGGCGGCCAGGCCGGCGCCGAGAATGGCGTGCTGACGGTGATGTGCGGCGGCGCGCAGGACGCCTATGCGGGTGCCGAGCCGATCATCACAGGCGCCTATGCGCGGATGTGCAAACTGCTCGGGCCGGCCGGCTCCGGCCAGCTGACCAAAATGGTCAACCAGATCTGCATCGCCGGCCTCGTCCAGGGCCTCTCCGAGGGTATTCACTTTGCCAAGAAAAGTGGCCTTGACGTCGCGGCCGTGATCGAAACCATCTCCAAGGGTGCCGCGCAGTCCTGGCAGATGGAAAACCGTTACAAGACCATGAACGAGGACAAATACGATTTCGGCTTCGCGGTTGAATGGATGCGCAAGGACCTCTCGATCTCGCTGGCCGAAGCCCGCCGCAATGGCGCCAATTTGCCGGTGACCGCGCTGGTCGACCAGTTCTACTCCGAGGTCGAGAAGATGGGTGGCAAGCGCTGGGATACGTCGAGCCTGCTCGCGCGCCTTAATCGCTGA